The Pongo abelii isolate AG06213 chromosome 21, NHGRI_mPonAbe1-v2.0_pri, whole genome shotgun sequence genome has a window encoding:
- the PLCG1 gene encoding 1-phosphatidylinositol 4,5-bisphosphate phosphodiesterase gamma-1 isoform X2 has product MAGAASPCANGCGPGAPSDAEVLHLCRSLEVGTVMTLFYSKKSQRPERKTFQVKLETRQITWSRGADKIEGAIDIREIKEIRPGKTSRDFDRYQEDPAFRPDQSHCFVILYGMEFRLKTLSLQATSEDEVNMWIKGLTWLMEDTLQAPTPLQIERWLRKQFYSVDRNREDRISAKDLKNMLSQVNYRVPNMRFLRERLTDLEQRSGDITYGQFAQLYRSLMYSAQKTMDLPFLEASTLRAGERPELCRVSLPEFQQFLLDYQGELWAVDRLQVQEFMLSFLRDPLREIEEPYFFLDEFVTFLFSKENSVWNSQLDAVCPDTMNNPLSHYWISSSHNTYLTGDQFSSESSLEAYARCLRMGCRCIELDCWDGPDGMPVIYHGHTLTTKIKFSDVLHTIKEHAFVASEYPVILSIEDHCSIAQQRNMAQYFKKVLGDTLLTKPVEISADGLPSPNQLKRKILIKHKKLAEGSAYEEVPTSMMYSENDISNSIKNGILYLEDPVNHEWYPHYFVLTSSKIYYSEETSSDQGNEDEEEPKEVSSSTELHSNEKWFHGKLGAGRDGRHIAERLLTEYCIETGAPDGSFLVRESETFVGDYTLSFWRNGKVQHCRIHSRQDAGTPKFFLTDNLVFDSLYDLITHYQQVPLRCNEFEMRLSEPVPQTNAHESKEWYHASLTRAQAEHMLMRVPRDGAFLVRKRNEPNSYAISFRAEGKIKHCRVQQEGQTVMLGNSEFDSLVDLISYYEKHPLYRKMKLRYPINEEALEKIGTAEPDYGALYEGRNPGFYVEANPMPTFKCAVKALFDYKAQREDELTFTKSAIIQNVEKQEGGWWRGDYGGKKQLWFPSNYVEEMVNPVALEPEREHLDENSPLGDLLRGVLDVPACQIAIRPEGKNNRLFVFSISMASVAHWSLDVAADSQEELQDWVKKIREVAQTADARLTEGKIMERRKKIALELSELVVYCRPVPFDEEKIGTERACYRDMSSFPETKAEKYVNKVKGKKFLQYNRLQLSRIYPKGQRLDSSNYDPLPMWICGSQLVALNFQTPDKPMQMNQALFMTGRHCGYVLQPSTMRDEAFDPFDKSSLRGLEPCAISVEVLGARHLPKNGRGIVCPFVEIEVAGAEYDSTKQKTEFVVDNGLNPVWPAKPFHFQIINPEFAFLRFVVYEEDMFSDQNFLAQATFPVKGLKTGYRAVPLKNNYSEDLELASLLIKIDIFPAKQENGDLSPFSGTSLRERGSDASGQLFHGRAREGSFESRYQQPFEDFRISQEHLTDHFDSRERRAPRRTRVNGDNRL; this is encoded by the exons TTGATATTCGTGAAATTAAGGAGATCCGCCCAGGGAAGACCTCACGGGACTTTGATCGCTATCAAGAGGACCCAGCTTTCCGGCCGGACCAGTCACATTGCTTTGTCATTctctatggaatggaatttcgccTGAAAACGCTGAGCCTGCAAG CCACATCTGAGGATGAAGTGAACATGTGGATCAAGGGCTTAACTTGGCTGATGGAGGATACATTGCAGGCACCCACACCGCTGCAGATTGAGAG GTGGCTCCGGAAGCAGTTTTACTCAGTGGATCGGAATCGTGAGGATCG TATATCAGCCAAGGACCTGAAGAACATGCTGTCCCAGGTCAACTACCGGGTCCCCAACATGCGCTTCCTCCGAGAGCGGCTGACG GACCTGGAGCAGCGCAGCGGGGACATCACCTACGGGCAGTTTGCTCAGCTGTACCGCAGCCTCATGTACAGCGCCCAGAAGACG ATGGACCTCCCCTTCTTGGAAGCCAGTACTCTGAG GGCTGGGGAGCGGCCGGAGCTTTGCCGAGTGTCCCTTCCTGAGTTCCAGCAGTTCCTTCTTGACTACCAGGGG GAGCTGTGGGCTGTTGATCGCCTCCAGGTGCAGGAGTTCATGCTCAGCTTCCTCCGAGACCCCTTACGAGAGATCGAGGAGCCATACTTCTTCCTGGATGAG TTTGTCACCTTCCTGTTCTCCAAAGAGAACAGTGTGTGGAACTCACAGCTGGATGCAGTATGCCCGGACACCATGAACAACCCTCTTTCCCACTACTGGATCTCCTCCTCGCACAACAC GTACCTGACCGGGGACCAGTTCTCCAGTGAGTCCTCCTTGGAAGCCTATGCTCGCTGCCTGCGGATGGGCTGTCGCTGCATTGAGT TGGACTGCTGGGACGGCCCAGATGGGATGCCAGTTATTTACCATGGTCACACCCTTACCACCAAGATCAAGTTCTCAGATGTCCTGCATACCATCAAGGAGCATGCCTTTGTGGCCTCAGA GTACCCAGTCATCCTGTCCATTGAGGACCACTGCAGCATTGCCCAGCAGAGGAACATGGCCCAGTACTTCAAGAAGGTGCTGGGGGACACACTCCTCACCAAGCCCGTGGAGATCTCCGCCGATGGGCTCCCCTCACCCAACCAGCTTAAGAGGAAGATCCTCATCAAG CACAAGAAGCTGGCTGAGGGCAGTGCCTATGAGGAGGTGCCTACATCCATGATGTACTCTGAGAACGACATCAGCAACTCCATCAAGAATGGCATCCTCTACCTGGAGGACCCTGTGAACCAC GAATGGTATCCCCACTACTTTGTTCTGACCAGCAGCAAGATCTACTACTCTGAGGAGACCAGCAGTGACCAGGGCAACGAGGATGAGGAGGAGCCCAAGGAG GTCAGCAGCAGCACAGAGCTGCACTCCAATGAGAAGTGGTTCCATGGGAAGCTAGGGGCAGGGCGTGACGGGCGTCACATCGCTGAGCGCCTGCTCACTGAGTACTGCATCGAGACTGGAGCCCCTGACGGCTCCTTCCTCGTGCGAGAGAGTGAGACCTTCGTGGGCGACTACACGCTCTCTTTCTG GCGGAACGGGAAAGTCCAGCACTGCCGTATCCACTCCCGGCAAGATGCTGGGACCCCCAAGTTCTTCTTGACAGACAACCTCGTCTTTGACTCCCTCTATGACCTCATCACACACTACCAGCAGGTGCCCCTGCGCTGTAATGAGTTTGAGATGCGACTTTCAGAGCCTGTCCCACAGACCAACGCCCACGAGAGCAAAGA GTGGTACCACGCGAGCCTGACCAGAGCACAGGCTGAGCACATGCTAATGCGCGTCCCTCGTGATGGGGCCTTCCTGGTGCGGAAGCGGAATGAGCCCAACTCATATGCCATCTCTTTCCG GGCTGAGGGCAAGATCAAGCATTGCCGTGTCCAGCAAGAGGGCCAGACAGTGATGCTAGGGAACTCGGAGTTCGACAGCCTTGTTGACCTCATCAGCTACTATGAGAAACACCCGCTATACCGCAAGATGAAGCTGCGCTATCCCATCAACGAGGAGGCATTGGAGAAGATTGGCACAGCT GAGCCTGACTACGGGGCCCTGTATGAGGGACGCAACCCTGGCTTCTATGTAGAGGCAAACCCTATGCCAACTttcaag TGTGCGGTCAAAGCCCTCTTTGACTACAAGGCCCAGAGGGAGGACGAGCTGACCTTCACCAAGAGCGCCATCATCCAGAATGTGGAGAAGCAAGAGGGAGGCTG GTGGCGAGGGGACTACGGAGGGAAGAAGCAGCTGTGGTTCCCATCAAACTATGTGGAAGAGATGGTCAACCCCGTGGCCCTGGAGCCGGAGAGGGAG CACTTGGACGAGAACAGCCCCCTAGGGGACTTGCTGCGGGGCGTCTTGGATGTGCCGGCTTGTCAGATTG CCATCCGTCCTGAGGGCAAGAACAACCGGCTCTTCGTCTTCTCCATCAGCATGGCGTCGGTGGCCCACTGGTCCCTGGATGTTGCTGCCGACTCACAGGAGGAGCTGCAGGACTGGGTGAAAAAGATCCGTGAAGTGGCCCAGACCGCAGATGCCAGG CTCACTGAAGGGAAGATAATGGAACGGAGGAAGAAGATTGCCCTGGAGCTCTCTGAACTTGTCGTCTACTGCCGGCCTGTTCCCTTCGATGAAGAGA AGATTGGCACAGAACGTGCTTGCTACCGGGACATGTCATCCTTCCCGGAAACCAAGGCTGAGAAATACGTGAACAAGGTCAAAGGCAAGAAGTTCCTTCAGTACAATCGACTGCAGCTCTCCCGCATCTACCCCAAGGGCCAGCGACTGGATTCCTCCAACTACGATCCTTTGCCCATGTGGATCTGTGGCAGTCAGCTCGTGGCCCTCAACTTCCAGACCCCTG ACAAGCCTATGCAGATGAACCAGGCCCTCTTCATGACGGGCAGGCACTGTGGCTACGTGCTGCAGCCAAGCACCATGCGGGATGAGGCCTTCGACCCCTTTGACAAGAGCAGCCTCCGCGGGCTGGAGCCATGTGCCATCTCTGTTGAG GTGCTGGGGGCCCGACATCTGCCAAAGAATGGCCGAGGCATTGTGTGTCCTTTTGTGGAGAtagaggtggctggagctgagtATGACAGCACCAAGCAGAAGACAGAGTTTGTGG TGGACAATGGACTCAACCCTGTATGGCCAGCCAAGCCCTTCCACTTCCAGATCATTAACCCTGAATTTGCCTTTCTGCGCTTCGTGGTGTATGAGGAAGACATGTTTAGTGACCAGAATTTCTTGGCTCAGGCTACTTTCCCAGTAAAAGGCCTGAAGACAG GATACAGAGCAGTGCCTTTGAAGAACAACTACAGTGAGGACCTGGAGTTGGCCTCCCTGCTGATCAAGATTGACATTTTCCCTGCCAAG caggagaatggtgaccTCAGTCCCTTCAGTGGTACGTCCCTGCGGGAGCGGGGCTCAGATGCCTCAGGCCAGCTGTTTCACGGCCGAGCCCGGGAAGGCTCCTTTGAATCCCGCTACCAGCAGCCATTTGAGGACTTCCGCATCTCCCAGGAGCATCTCACAGACCATTTTGACAGTCGAGAACGAAG GGCCCCAAGAAGGACTCGGGTCAATGGAGACAACCGCCTCTAG
- the PLCG1 gene encoding 1-phosphatidylinositol 4,5-bisphosphate phosphodiesterase gamma-1 isoform X3: MAGAASPCANGCGPGAPSDAEVLHLCRSLEVGTVMTLFYSKKSQRPERKTFQVKLETRQITWSRGADKIEGAIDIREIKEIRPGKTSRDFDRYQEDPAFRPDQSHCFVILYGMEFRLKTLSLQATSEDEVNMWIKGLTWLMEDTLQAPTPLQIERWLRKQFYSVDRNREDRISAKDLKNMLSQVNYRVPNMRFLRERLTDLEQRSGDITYGQFAQLYRSLMYSAQKTMDLPFLEASTLRAGERPELCRVSLPEFQQFLLDYQGELWAVDRLQVQEFMLSFLRDPLREIEEPYFFLDEFVTFLFSKENSVWNSQLDAVCPDTMNNPLSHYWISSSHNTYLTGDQFSSESSLEAYARCLRMGCRCIELDCWDGPDGMPVIYHGHTLTTKIKFSDVLHTIKEHAFVASEYPVILSIEDHCSIAQQRNMAQYFKKVLGDTLLTKPVEISADGLPSPNQLKRKILIKHKKLAEGSAYEEVPTSMMYSENDISNSIKNGILYLEDPVNHEWYPHYFVLTSSKIYYSEETSSDQGNEDEEEPKEVSSSTELHSNEKWFHGKLGAGRDGRHIAERLLTEYCIETGAPDGSFLVRESETFVGDYTLSFWRNGKVQHCRIHSRQDAGTPKFFLTDNLVFDSLYDLITHYQQVPLRCNEFEMRLSEPVPQTNAHESKEWYHASLTRAQAEHMLMRVPRDGAFLVRKRNEPNSYAISFRAEGKIKHCRVQQEGQTVMLGNSEFDSLVDLISYYEKHPLYRKMKLRYPINEEALEKIGTAEPDYGALYEGRNPGFYVEANPMPTFKCAVKALFDYKAQREDELTFTKSAIIQNVEKQEGGWWRGDYGGKKQLWFPSNYVEEMVNPVALEPEREHLDENSPLGDLLRGVLDVPACQIAIRPEGKNNRLFVFSISMASVAHWSLDVAADSQEELQDWVKKIREVAQTADARLTEGKIMERRKKIALELSELVVYCRPVPFDEEKIGTERACYRDMSSFPETKAEKYVNKVKGKKFLQYNRLQLSRIYPKGQRLDSSNYDPLPMWICGSQLVALNFQTPDKPMQMNQALFMTGRHCGYVLQPSTMRDEAFDPFDKSSLRGLEPCAISVEVLGARHLPKNGRGIVCPFVEIEVAGAEYDSTKQKTEFVVDNGLNPVWPAKPFHFQIINPEFAFLRFVVYEEDMFSDQNFLAQATFPVKGLKTGYRAVPLKNNYSEDLELASLLIKIDIFPAKENGDLSPFSGTSLRERGSDASGQLFHGRAREGSFESRYQQPFEDFRISQEHLTDHFDSRERRAPRRTRVNGDNRL, from the exons TTGATATTCGTGAAATTAAGGAGATCCGCCCAGGGAAGACCTCACGGGACTTTGATCGCTATCAAGAGGACCCAGCTTTCCGGCCGGACCAGTCACATTGCTTTGTCATTctctatggaatggaatttcgccTGAAAACGCTGAGCCTGCAAG CCACATCTGAGGATGAAGTGAACATGTGGATCAAGGGCTTAACTTGGCTGATGGAGGATACATTGCAGGCACCCACACCGCTGCAGATTGAGAG GTGGCTCCGGAAGCAGTTTTACTCAGTGGATCGGAATCGTGAGGATCG TATATCAGCCAAGGACCTGAAGAACATGCTGTCCCAGGTCAACTACCGGGTCCCCAACATGCGCTTCCTCCGAGAGCGGCTGACG GACCTGGAGCAGCGCAGCGGGGACATCACCTACGGGCAGTTTGCTCAGCTGTACCGCAGCCTCATGTACAGCGCCCAGAAGACG ATGGACCTCCCCTTCTTGGAAGCCAGTACTCTGAG GGCTGGGGAGCGGCCGGAGCTTTGCCGAGTGTCCCTTCCTGAGTTCCAGCAGTTCCTTCTTGACTACCAGGGG GAGCTGTGGGCTGTTGATCGCCTCCAGGTGCAGGAGTTCATGCTCAGCTTCCTCCGAGACCCCTTACGAGAGATCGAGGAGCCATACTTCTTCCTGGATGAG TTTGTCACCTTCCTGTTCTCCAAAGAGAACAGTGTGTGGAACTCACAGCTGGATGCAGTATGCCCGGACACCATGAACAACCCTCTTTCCCACTACTGGATCTCCTCCTCGCACAACAC GTACCTGACCGGGGACCAGTTCTCCAGTGAGTCCTCCTTGGAAGCCTATGCTCGCTGCCTGCGGATGGGCTGTCGCTGCATTGAGT TGGACTGCTGGGACGGCCCAGATGGGATGCCAGTTATTTACCATGGTCACACCCTTACCACCAAGATCAAGTTCTCAGATGTCCTGCATACCATCAAGGAGCATGCCTTTGTGGCCTCAGA GTACCCAGTCATCCTGTCCATTGAGGACCACTGCAGCATTGCCCAGCAGAGGAACATGGCCCAGTACTTCAAGAAGGTGCTGGGGGACACACTCCTCACCAAGCCCGTGGAGATCTCCGCCGATGGGCTCCCCTCACCCAACCAGCTTAAGAGGAAGATCCTCATCAAG CACAAGAAGCTGGCTGAGGGCAGTGCCTATGAGGAGGTGCCTACATCCATGATGTACTCTGAGAACGACATCAGCAACTCCATCAAGAATGGCATCCTCTACCTGGAGGACCCTGTGAACCAC GAATGGTATCCCCACTACTTTGTTCTGACCAGCAGCAAGATCTACTACTCTGAGGAGACCAGCAGTGACCAGGGCAACGAGGATGAGGAGGAGCCCAAGGAG GTCAGCAGCAGCACAGAGCTGCACTCCAATGAGAAGTGGTTCCATGGGAAGCTAGGGGCAGGGCGTGACGGGCGTCACATCGCTGAGCGCCTGCTCACTGAGTACTGCATCGAGACTGGAGCCCCTGACGGCTCCTTCCTCGTGCGAGAGAGTGAGACCTTCGTGGGCGACTACACGCTCTCTTTCTG GCGGAACGGGAAAGTCCAGCACTGCCGTATCCACTCCCGGCAAGATGCTGGGACCCCCAAGTTCTTCTTGACAGACAACCTCGTCTTTGACTCCCTCTATGACCTCATCACACACTACCAGCAGGTGCCCCTGCGCTGTAATGAGTTTGAGATGCGACTTTCAGAGCCTGTCCCACAGACCAACGCCCACGAGAGCAAAGA GTGGTACCACGCGAGCCTGACCAGAGCACAGGCTGAGCACATGCTAATGCGCGTCCCTCGTGATGGGGCCTTCCTGGTGCGGAAGCGGAATGAGCCCAACTCATATGCCATCTCTTTCCG GGCTGAGGGCAAGATCAAGCATTGCCGTGTCCAGCAAGAGGGCCAGACAGTGATGCTAGGGAACTCGGAGTTCGACAGCCTTGTTGACCTCATCAGCTACTATGAGAAACACCCGCTATACCGCAAGATGAAGCTGCGCTATCCCATCAACGAGGAGGCATTGGAGAAGATTGGCACAGCT GAGCCTGACTACGGGGCCCTGTATGAGGGACGCAACCCTGGCTTCTATGTAGAGGCAAACCCTATGCCAACTttcaag TGTGCGGTCAAAGCCCTCTTTGACTACAAGGCCCAGAGGGAGGACGAGCTGACCTTCACCAAGAGCGCCATCATCCAGAATGTGGAGAAGCAAGAGGGAGGCTG GTGGCGAGGGGACTACGGAGGGAAGAAGCAGCTGTGGTTCCCATCAAACTATGTGGAAGAGATGGTCAACCCCGTGGCCCTGGAGCCGGAGAGGGAG CACTTGGACGAGAACAGCCCCCTAGGGGACTTGCTGCGGGGCGTCTTGGATGTGCCGGCTTGTCAGATTG CCATCCGTCCTGAGGGCAAGAACAACCGGCTCTTCGTCTTCTCCATCAGCATGGCGTCGGTGGCCCACTGGTCCCTGGATGTTGCTGCCGACTCACAGGAGGAGCTGCAGGACTGGGTGAAAAAGATCCGTGAAGTGGCCCAGACCGCAGATGCCAGG CTCACTGAAGGGAAGATAATGGAACGGAGGAAGAAGATTGCCCTGGAGCTCTCTGAACTTGTCGTCTACTGCCGGCCTGTTCCCTTCGATGAAGAGA AGATTGGCACAGAACGTGCTTGCTACCGGGACATGTCATCCTTCCCGGAAACCAAGGCTGAGAAATACGTGAACAAGGTCAAAGGCAAGAAGTTCCTTCAGTACAATCGACTGCAGCTCTCCCGCATCTACCCCAAGGGCCAGCGACTGGATTCCTCCAACTACGATCCTTTGCCCATGTGGATCTGTGGCAGTCAGCTCGTGGCCCTCAACTTCCAGACCCCTG ACAAGCCTATGCAGATGAACCAGGCCCTCTTCATGACGGGCAGGCACTGTGGCTACGTGCTGCAGCCAAGCACCATGCGGGATGAGGCCTTCGACCCCTTTGACAAGAGCAGCCTCCGCGGGCTGGAGCCATGTGCCATCTCTGTTGAG GTGCTGGGGGCCCGACATCTGCCAAAGAATGGCCGAGGCATTGTGTGTCCTTTTGTGGAGAtagaggtggctggagctgagtATGACAGCACCAAGCAGAAGACAGAGTTTGTGG TGGACAATGGACTCAACCCTGTATGGCCAGCCAAGCCCTTCCACTTCCAGATCATTAACCCTGAATTTGCCTTTCTGCGCTTCGTGGTGTATGAGGAAGACATGTTTAGTGACCAGAATTTCTTGGCTCAGGCTACTTTCCCAGTAAAAGGCCTGAAGACAG GATACAGAGCAGTGCCTTTGAAGAACAACTACAGTGAGGACCTGGAGTTGGCCTCCCTGCTGATCAAGATTGACATTTTCCCTGCCAAG gagaatggtgaccTCAGTCCCTTCAGTGGTACGTCCCTGCGGGAGCGGGGCTCAGATGCCTCAGGCCAGCTGTTTCACGGCCGAGCCCGGGAAGGCTCCTTTGAATCCCGCTACCAGCAGCCATTTGAGGACTTCCGCATCTCCCAGGAGCATCTCACAGACCATTTTGACAGTCGAGAACGAAG GGCCCCAAGAAGGACTCGGGTCAATGGAGACAACCGCCTCTAG